In a genomic window of Streptomyces sp. SJL17-4:
- a CDS encoding ABC transporter permease: MSTVSLAGTGILTRLALRRDRLMIPVWALVTGGMVASGVGSLEGLYGTAAERAELAASMTANSSMRALYGPVFDDSLGGLVAWRFGTFAAILAAVASLIVVVRHTREEEETGRQEMLSAGAVGRRAPLTAALLAALVVNAAVALIVTAGLAGQGAAGALALGLAIGGTGMVFATTAALAAQLTESARLAKGLAGAAVGLAFALRAAGDSGTADGGGVLTWLSPIGWAENVRAFAGERWWVLLLIAAAVLVQTAAAYALTGRRDVGASFLATRPGPAEGRLATAGALAWRLQRGTLLGWSLGFLLGGLVFGGMVDGAADIVGDNEQARQIFERMGGQSALTDAFLATMVSLFGMVAALFAVGSVLRPHGEETSGRAEPLLANALGRLRWAAGHLLIAFGGSALILALSGLGLALAYGHDLGPILGASLAQLPAVWTLAGLAVLLWGAAPKAATAAWGAAGLCLALGWIGPALDLPQAALNLSPFGHLPKLPGPETAWTPVLALTALAAALVAAGLTGLRRRDMVS; the protein is encoded by the coding sequence ATGAGCACCGTCAGCCTCGCCGGCACCGGCATCCTCACCCGGCTCGCCCTCCGCCGCGACCGGCTGATGATCCCGGTCTGGGCGCTCGTCACCGGCGGCATGGTCGCCAGCGGTGTCGGCTCGCTCGAAGGGCTCTACGGCACGGCCGCCGAACGCGCCGAGCTCGCCGCCTCCATGACCGCCAACAGCTCGATGCGCGCCCTCTACGGGCCGGTCTTCGACGACTCCCTCGGCGGGCTCGTCGCCTGGCGGTTCGGCACCTTCGCCGCCATCCTCGCCGCCGTCGCGAGCCTGATCGTCGTCGTCCGGCACACCCGCGAGGAGGAGGAGACCGGCCGCCAGGAGATGCTCTCCGCCGGTGCGGTCGGCCGCCGGGCCCCGCTCACCGCCGCCCTCCTCGCCGCCCTCGTCGTCAACGCCGCCGTCGCCCTCATCGTCACCGCCGGGCTCGCCGGGCAGGGCGCGGCCGGGGCGCTCGCCCTCGGCCTGGCGATCGGCGGCACCGGCATGGTCTTCGCGACCACGGCCGCGCTCGCCGCCCAGCTGACGGAGAGCGCGCGGCTCGCGAAGGGCCTGGCGGGGGCCGCCGTCGGCCTCGCGTTCGCCCTGCGGGCGGCCGGGGACTCCGGGACGGCGGACGGCGGCGGTGTCCTGACCTGGCTGTCGCCGATCGGCTGGGCCGAGAACGTCCGCGCCTTCGCCGGTGAACGCTGGTGGGTGCTGCTCCTGATCGCGGCGGCGGTCCTGGTCCAGACGGCGGCGGCGTACGCGCTGACCGGCCGCCGGGACGTCGGCGCGAGCTTCCTCGCGACCCGGCCGGGCCCGGCGGAGGGGCGGCTGGCGACGGCGGGCGCGCTCGCCTGGCGGCTCCAGCGCGGCACGCTCCTCGGCTGGTCGCTGGGCTTCCTGCTCGGCGGGCTCGTCTTCGGCGGGATGGTCGACGGCGCGGCCGACATCGTCGGCGACAACGAACAGGCCCGGCAGATCTTCGAGCGGATGGGCGGCCAGAGCGCCCTCACCGACGCCTTCCTCGCCACCATGGTGTCCCTCTTCGGGATGGTCGCGGCCCTGTTCGCGGTCGGCTCGGTGCTGCGGCCGCACGGCGAGGAGACCTCGGGCCGCGCCGAACCGCTCCTCGCGAACGCCCTCGGCCGGCTCCGCTGGGCGGCCGGACACCTGCTGATCGCCTTCGGTGGCTCGGCCCTGATCCTCGCCCTGAGCGGACTCGGTCTCGCCCTCGCGTACGGGCACGACCTCGGCCCGATCCTGGGCGCCTCGCTCGCCCAGCTCCCGGCGGTGTGGACACTCGCCGGCCTCGCGGTCCTCCTCTGGGGCGCCGCCCCGAAGGCCGCGACCGCCGCGTGGGGCGCGGCCGGTCTCTGTCTGGCCCTCGGCTGGATCGGCCCGGCGCTCGACCTCCCGCAGGCGGCCCTGAACCTCTCCCCCTTCGGCCACCTCCCGAAGCTCCCCGGCCCGGAGACGGCCTGGACGCCGGTCCTGGCACTGACGGCCCTGGCGGCGGCGCTCGTGGCGGCGGGCCTGACGGGTCTGCGGCGGCGGGACATGGTGAGCTGA